A genome region from Candidatus Thermokryptus mobilis includes the following:
- a CDS encoding ArnT family glycosyltransferase, translating to MKKQQKEINLDRLAYLIAFIYFIAILNFSLWIRKVGNYDIETDFFWDYAVEARNILNGIINVGEFRGPGYPTIVALFSLILGDFFKSGLVISAISSMLVLVITFKLIRKIFDDKIAIAVSLTLIFNPTFLRYSYVCGTDMFFNLLVSLSIYLAVIGVLKNSPSLLFISGLAGGYSYLTRYNGISLLIALPAIVLITKGKNLKDGILKSLITLAGYFVFLLPWSIYSYIKRGEFFYNRNYLNIAYEIYAKGKISWDEYWFEASKEYKSFLDVFIKDPSLFIEKVILNMIDHFWRDLTQLCGWQFAILFVIGVFFMFKWKIEKIKIAFLFSSISFFLVLVFVFYSERFSMYLLPTYLSIGYSILMANQISQKRYAWIAIVVFLNLLSIPKLSEMIKRDIQNQPIDILYIAEQFNSKFGDSERGKIIVARKPNIAYYLGMEFKPFPLVNNYEQLKSELKKLNASYLYYSWIEYYFRRDFEGLFNYTSPPSFLEPVAVSENPPAVLYRIKN from the coding sequence ATGAAGAAACAACAAAAGGAAATCAACCTTGACAGGCTCGCCTATCTTATTGCTTTTATTTACTTCATTGCTATTTTGAACTTTTCGCTTTGGATAAGGAAAGTTGGAAACTATGACATTGAAACCGATTTTTTTTGGGATTACGCCGTTGAAGCGAGAAATATATTGAATGGGATAATAAATGTTGGGGAGTTCCGCGGTCCTGGGTATCCAACAATTGTGGCTTTGTTCTCGCTCATTCTTGGCGACTTCTTCAAGTCGGGATTGGTAATCTCAGCGATTTCATCAATGCTGGTGCTCGTGATAACATTCAAATTGATAAGAAAAATTTTTGATGATAAAATAGCCATTGCTGTCTCATTAACATTAATTTTCAACCCAACCTTTTTGAGATATTCTTATGTCTGCGGGACGGACATGTTCTTCAATCTTTTAGTTTCACTTTCAATATATCTCGCTGTGATCGGGGTTTTAAAAAATTCTCCATCTTTACTTTTCATCTCAGGTCTTGCTGGGGGTTATTCATATCTTACACGCTATAACGGTATTTCTCTTTTGATCGCTTTGCCTGCGATAGTTTTAATTACGAAGGGTAAAAATCTCAAAGACGGAATTTTAAAGTCACTGATAACGCTTGCCGGTTATTTCGTTTTTCTTCTTCCGTGGTCAATTTATTCTTACATCAAGCGCGGTGAATTTTTCTATAACCGAAACTATCTTAACATTGCTTATGAAATTTACGCAAAGGGTAAAATCTCTTGGGACGAATACTGGTTTGAAGCTTCAAAAGAATATAAATCTTTCCTTGATGTTTTCATCAAGGACCCGTCGCTTTTCATTGAAAAGGTTATCTTGAACATGATTGATCATTTTTGGCGAGATTTGACTCAACTGTGCGGTTGGCAGTTTGCGATACTTTTTGTCATTGGTGTCTTTTTTATGTTCAAATGGAAAATTGAAAAAATCAAAATTGCATTTCTCTTTTCAAGTATATCTTTCTTCCTTGTTCTCGTTTTTGTATTTTACAGCGAAAGATTTTCAATGTATCTTCTCCCAACTTACCTATCCATCGGTTATTCAATCCTCATGGCAAACCAAATATCGCAGAAAAGATATGCTTGGATTGCGATAGTTGTTTTCTTAAACTTGCTTTCAATTCCAAAGCTATCGGAGATGATCAAAAGAGATATTCAAAATCAACCGATTGATATACTTTACATAGCTGAACAGTTCAATTCAAAGTTCGGTGATAGTGAAAGGGGAAAGATTATAGTTGCACGCAAGCCAAACATCGCATATTACCTTGGCATGGAATTTAAACCTTTTCCACTTGTAAACAATTACGAGCAACTTAAAAGTGAGCTCAAAAAGTTAAATGCGTCATATTTGTACTACAGTTGGATTGAGTATTACTTTCGCAGGGACTTTGAAGGACTTTTCAATTATACTTCCCCACCTTCTTTCCTTGAACCGGTTGCGGTTTCAGAAAATCCGCCAGCGGTTCTTTACAGAATCAAAAATTAA
- a CDS encoding flagellar FlbD family protein, with protein MIKVTRLNGQEIVINADLIEYLEASPDTIIALINGKKIMVKESVDEVIEKVTEYRRKCVVYVQTPPIHKSGEET; from the coding sequence ATGATTAAAGTCACAAGGTTAAACGGTCAAGAAATAGTCATAAATGCGGATTTGATTGAGTATCTTGAAGCATCGCCAGATACGATAATTGCCTTGATAAACGGAAAAAAGATTATGGTGAAGGAAAGCGTTGATGAGGTCATTGAAAAGGTAACTGAGTATCGCAGAAAATGTGTTGTTTATGTGCAAACCCCTCCGATTCACAAATCAGGAGAGGAAACTTAA
- a CDS encoding flagellar hook-basal body complex protein translates to MSFLRSLFSGVSGLRNHQVMMDVIGNNISNINTIGFKSARVSFSETFAQTLRGATQPSSESGGTNPLQVGLGMNISSIDTIFTQGNLETTGQVTDLAIQGNGFFIVKKGGKNYFTRAGAFRFDANGNLVDSATGAIVQGKMADASGVVPPGAKLEDIKIPFGQKSPAKATSLIKLTGNLDAGGVPKGNILRSARLYAVEDGTSDINNLLATGTANTVITGMISGSTTLTIQDGVKSKTYTYVSKDGGVGDGNFHTLKDLIDEINNDFAGSLSASIDSQGRIVITSAVSQVVSISSNNRNFETALSGLSGTYTASGSKYSDKFSHVARPDDLLVNLRDAQGNDLGLTSGDTITIDGKVSGRAISTVNFSVSGTSTYKDLADAVKNAFRISNSKGVEIDPDTGALVVYADGGKAYEITELSISASGRDKFNSIFENKPGNWLEIQRAEDVEVSTTVTVYDSLGNRHNITLRFVKDATTPNQWSWKAEVTGKEIIVAGGSGKIVFNSDGSIRSFFFDDGSSTLRVDPGDNSAKTIEIRIDPGKIGEFAGITQMEGSSSLIADQDGYGLGFLNTISVNEDGKILGIFSNGTVRVLAQILVATFNNPSGLLRVGDNLFDISANSGAPIIDEPGSAIQSKVMSGVLEQSNVDLAEEFTRMIIAQRGFQANARIITVSDEFLQEIVNLKR, encoded by the coding sequence ATGTCATTCTTGAGGTCATTGTTTTCCGGGGTATCGGGGCTGAGGAATCATCAAGTTATGATGGATGTCATTGGGAATAATATCTCAAACATCAATACGATTGGTTTCAAGTCCGCTCGCGTTTCATTTAGCGAGACATTTGCTCAGACATTGCGCGGGGCTACTCAACCTTCCTCAGAATCAGGTGGGACAAATCCTTTACAAGTTGGGCTTGGGATGAATATAAGTTCAATTGATACCATTTTTACACAGGGGAATCTTGAAACGACCGGTCAAGTCACAGACCTCGCTATTCAAGGTAATGGTTTTTTCATAGTTAAAAAAGGCGGAAAAAATTATTTCACGAGGGCTGGCGCATTTAGATTTGATGCGAACGGTAATCTTGTTGATTCAGCAACGGGTGCGATCGTTCAAGGGAAAATGGCTGATGCTTCTGGTGTTGTCCCGCCGGGGGCAAAACTTGAGGATATAAAAATCCCATTCGGTCAAAAATCCCCGGCAAAAGCAACATCATTGATAAAACTGACGGGAAATCTTGATGCGGGCGGAGTTCCGAAAGGAAATATCTTGAGAAGCGCGCGACTTTACGCCGTTGAAGATGGAACATCGGATATAAATAATTTACTTGCAACCGGAACGGCAAACACTGTAATAACAGGTATGATTTCGGGTTCAACAACACTGACAATTCAAGATGGGGTTAAAAGCAAAACATATACCTATGTTAGTAAAGATGGAGGCGTTGGCGATGGGAATTTCCATACTTTGAAGGATTTAATTGATGAAATTAACAATGACTTTGCTGGTTCACTTTCCGCAAGTATTGATTCGCAGGGAAGGATTGTGATAACTTCGGCGGTTTCGCAAGTCGTTTCAATTTCAAGTAATAACCGCAACTTTGAAACCGCCCTTTCAGGTTTAAGTGGTACTTATACCGCAAGTGGAAGTAAATACTCCGATAAATTCTCTCATGTAGCTCGTCCAGATGACCTTTTGGTTAATTTGCGTGATGCTCAAGGAAATGACCTTGGCTTAACATCTGGCGATACGATCACGATTGATGGAAAGGTTAGTGGAAGAGCAATATCCACGGTTAATTTTTCCGTTTCGGGGACATCAACCTATAAAGACCTTGCTGATGCTGTTAAGAATGCTTTTAGAATTAGCAATTCAAAAGGAGTTGAAATAGACCCTGATACAGGGGCGCTCGTTGTTTATGCCGACGGCGGAAAAGCCTATGAAATTACCGAATTGAGTATATCCGCATCCGGTAGGGACAAGTTTAATTCAATTTTTGAAAATAAACCTGGCAATTGGCTTGAGATTCAGCGTGCTGAAGATGTAGAAGTTTCTACGACCGTAACCGTTTATGATTCACTCGGAAACAGGCATAATATAACCTTGAGATTTGTTAAAGATGCCACCACGCCAAATCAATGGTCCTGGAAGGCGGAGGTCACCGGTAAAGAGATTATCGTCGCTGGTGGAAGCGGTAAAATTGTTTTTAACTCGGATGGCTCAATTAGAAGCTTCTTCTTTGATGATGGAAGCTCAACTTTAAGAGTTGACCCAGGGGACAATTCTGCCAAAACAATTGAAATTAGAATTGACCCTGGAAAAATTGGTGAATTTGCCGGGATAACTCAAATGGAGGGAAGCTCAAGCTTAATAGCGGATCAAGATGGATATGGGCTTGGCTTCTTAAACACAATTTCAGTTAATGAGGATGGGAAAATTCTTGGTATTTTTTCAAATGGCACTGTTCGCGTGCTTGCACAAATTCTCGTAGCTACATTTAACAATCCAAGCGGATTGTTAAGGGTGGGCGACAACTTGTTTGACATATCAGCCAACTCCGGAGCGCCGATAATTGATGAACCCGGTTCAGCGATTCAATCAAAGGTTATGTCTGGCGTCCTTGAGCAATCAAATGTTGACCTTGCGGAAGAGTTTACGCGTATGATTATAGCCCAGCGTGGTTTTCAAGCAAATGCGAGAATTATCACCGTAAGCGATGAATTTTTACAGGAAATCGTTAACTTGAAACGATAA
- a CDS encoding TIGR02530 family flagellar biosynthesis protein, giving the protein MAIEINGVRVPFIPAGGIEALKKEVFGVPEARVSFEEVLRGEIDNLKFSSHALKRLEERDIKLDADDLKLLNEALERAERKNTRDVLILLRDMAFIVSVRNKTVVTVIDGDSMRERVFTNIDGAVVI; this is encoded by the coding sequence ATGGCAATTGAAATAAATGGTGTAAGAGTTCCGTTTATCCCAGCTGGTGGAATTGAGGCGCTGAAAAAAGAGGTATTTGGAGTTCCTGAAGCAAGGGTTAGTTTTGAAGAAGTTTTGAGGGGTGAAATTGATAATTTGAAATTTTCCTCCCATGCCTTGAAACGTCTTGAGGAGAGAGACATAAAGCTTGATGCAGATGATTTAAAGCTTTTAAATGAAGCTCTTGAAAGGGCTGAGAGAAAAAATACAAGGGATGTTTTGATTTTGTTGAGGGATATGGCTTTTATCGTTAGCGTTAGGAACAAAACCGTTGTGACGGTTATTGATGGTGATAGTATGCGTGAGCGTGTTTTCACAAACATTGACGGTGCTGTTGTAATTTAA
- a CDS encoding flagellar hook assembly protein FlgD: protein MERINSLENMKGVPSTGSSVQGSGKSILGKDDFLKLLITQLNYQDPLNPIQSSEFASQLAQFSSVEQLYNINSNLLRSIDASYATNRSITNALVSNLIGKSVSVYGDVLYLDPAQGASFGYELKGDAKEIEIKIYDSDGNVVRSFKLDGRKKGRYDFAWDGKDSSGRDLPAGNYNVKISALDKDGKAVAVDTYIIGLVEGVRYKPDGAVILINGVEYSIADIVEIKEGRRDGN, encoded by the coding sequence GTGGAGAGAATCAATTCACTTGAAAATATGAAGGGCGTGCCATCCACAGGGAGCAGTGTTCAGGGCTCGGGTAAAAGTATCCTTGGCAAAGATGATTTCTTGAAGCTTTTGATAACGCAGCTGAATTATCAAGACCCGTTGAATCCAATTCAAAGCAGTGAATTTGCGAGTCAACTTGCTCAGTTCAGCTCAGTTGAACAACTTTACAACATCAATTCAAATCTTTTAAGGAGCATTGATGCAAGTTATGCGACGAATCGCTCAATTACTAACGCTTTAGTTTCAAACCTAATCGGCAAAAGCGTTTCGGTGTATGGAGATGTTTTATATCTTGACCCAGCGCAAGGTGCAAGTTTTGGCTATGAGTTAAAGGGTGATGCAAAGGAAATTGAGATTAAAATTTATGATTCAGATGGGAATGTGGTCAGGAGTTTTAAACTTGATGGGAGGAAAAAGGGTAGATATGATTTTGCTTGGGATGGGAAAGATAGCTCGGGAAGGGATTTGCCAGCAGGGAATTATAATGTGAAAATTAGCGCCTTGGATAAAGACGGGAAAGCGGTTGCAGTGGATACATATATTATCGGGCTTGTTGAAGGTGTCAGGTATAAGCCAGATGGTGCTGTAATTTTAATTAACGGTGTTGAGTATAGCATTGCGGACATAGTTGAAATTAAAGAGGGGAGAAGAGATGGCAATTGA
- a CDS encoding flagellar hook-length control protein FliK has translation MDRFTNVKLRSSSSEVEVLKSLTSSQVASHLNLDSEFDPVDGKFFVRFSQYENELPKQIRGDGIVRIARVSEEESGQLDVKARIELGDIGFEPIRKLTKEAGFEFSKFEKTQEIKINVGKTEANSQIKSEHIKSNQRGLSFGEYEKFKNEFEISLGRLNSQAKFVVKDFVSDGLRVMGNSDGEKFQVVYEGIKVQDVVDCVREFALSGKNLQRGEIVLKLEPKELGEVVVKISQGDKGVSVLFEVKNFEVKQVIESGIDSLKMMLESSDVKLERVGVMFDGLNSGGGRREQFFKKGNSRRKEFDQVSLVKIYGSSSIEAII, from the coding sequence TTGGATCGCTTTACGAATGTTAAGTTAAGAAGTTCAAGCTCTGAAGTTGAAGTTTTGAAATCACTAACTTCATCGCAGGTAGCATCTCATTTGAACTTAGATTCCGAGTTTGATCCTGTTGATGGTAAGTTTTTCGTGAGGTTTTCCCAATACGAGAATGAATTACCGAAGCAAATTCGTGGCGATGGGATAGTTCGGATTGCTCGTGTTTCCGAAGAAGAAAGTGGTCAATTGGATGTTAAAGCAAGAATTGAATTGGGCGATATTGGTTTTGAACCGATTCGCAAATTAACTAAAGAAGCGGGTTTTGAATTTAGTAAGTTTGAGAAAACGCAAGAAATAAAAATTAATGTGGGGAAAACCGAGGCTAATTCCCAAATTAAGAGCGAGCATATAAAGTCAAATCAACGGGGTTTATCTTTCGGTGAATATGAGAAGTTCAAAAATGAATTTGAAATTTCGCTTGGGAGATTAAATTCACAGGCGAAGTTTGTTGTGAAGGATTTTGTTTCGGATGGTTTAAGGGTTATGGGAAATTCGGATGGGGAAAAGTTTCAGGTTGTTTATGAAGGGATTAAAGTTCAAGATGTCGTTGATTGCGTCAGGGAATTCGCGTTAAGCGGGAAGAATTTGCAAAGGGGAGAGATAGTTTTAAAGCTTGAGCCAAAGGAACTTGGCGAAGTCGTTGTTAAAATTTCGCAGGGTGATAAAGGAGTTAGCGTGTTGTTTGAGGTTAAAAATTTTGAGGTTAAACAGGTTATAGAGTCAGGCATTGATAGTTTGAAGATGATGTTGGAGTCAAGCGATGTTAAACTTGAAAGGGTTGGGGTTATGTTTGACGGCTTAAACTCAGGTGGTGGGCGTAGGGAACAGTTTTTCAAAAAAGGTAATAGCAGGCGAAAGGAATTTGACCAAGTCAGTTTAGTTAAGATTTACGGTTCAAGTTCAATTGAAGCGATAATTTAA
- a CDS encoding MotE family protein, with protein sequence MEEKTILGYILGFTFSFVTIFEGMYVLSKVYPQLFRPLPSSVAVVDSLKIEKDTTGIIWEDTTSIGLEYVEAYKLDSLNKELDKVLIELKKYKDSVVVLYRQIQQVKMELQKKDAMIEKLQAKLNESKTDRAKAIAKIYEAMEPGAAAKILENMPDDEALEIILNMQRRQAAKILAELNAKKAMKLTSSGK encoded by the coding sequence ATGGAGGAAAAAACAATTCTCGGATACATACTCGGCTTCACATTTTCATTTGTGACGATATTTGAGGGGATGTATGTTCTTTCAAAAGTTTATCCACAACTTTTTAGACCGTTGCCAAGTTCCGTTGCAGTTGTTGATTCGTTGAAAATTGAAAAGGACACAACTGGAATTATCTGGGAGGACACGACTTCAATAGGGCTTGAATATGTTGAGGCGTATAAACTTGACAGTTTGAATAAGGAGTTAGACAAGGTTTTAATTGAATTGAAAAAATACAAAGACAGCGTCGTCGTTCTTTACAGACAAATTCAGCAAGTTAAAATGGAATTGCAAAAGAAAGACGCTATGATTGAGAAATTACAAGCGAAGCTTAATGAAAGCAAGACGGATAGGGCTAAGGCGATTGCAAAAATTTATGAAGCAATGGAACCGGGAGCAGCTGCTAAAATACTTGAAAATATGCCGGATGATGAAGCGCTTGAGATAATTTTAAATATGCAAAGAAGACAAGCAGCGAAAATACTTGCGGAATTGAACGCAAAAAAGGCGATGAAACTTACATCAAGTGGAAAATGA
- the fliJ gene encoding flagellar export protein FliJ → MARFKLDPVLKVRQLQEKKHKRDLFEIKVIRENAEKVLEDLEAQKEKQMEDLEVEDKIKVLDLQIQYAYLNSLAKQVETQRTTLEKFLKEEEKKRGELVKVNQDKKMMEKLKEKFINNILKETQKKEQLSLDAISQRTTLNK, encoded by the coding sequence ATGGCTCGTTTTAAACTTGACCCGGTTTTAAAAGTTCGTCAATTACAGGAAAAGAAGCATAAAAGAGACCTCTTTGAAATTAAAGTAATTCGCGAGAATGCCGAAAAAGTATTAGAAGACCTTGAAGCCCAAAAGGAAAAGCAAATGGAAGATTTGGAAGTTGAAGATAAAATCAAAGTGCTTGACCTTCAAATTCAATATGCGTATTTGAACTCTTTAGCCAAACAAGTGGAGACGCAGAGAACAACGCTTGAAAAATTTTTGAAAGAGGAGGAGAAGAAGAGAGGTGAGCTCGTTAAGGTAAATCAAGACAAAAAGATGATGGAAAAGTTAAAGGAAAAATTCATCAACAACATTTTAAAAGAAACACAAAAGAAAGAGCAGTTATCCCTTGATGCTATATCTCAAAGGACAACTTTAAACAAGTAG
- the fliI gene encoding flagellar protein export ATPase FliI: MNLEARIKKYLDRLEHLDLIKVNGRVTQVIGLVIESIGPSASLGEVCSIKSRDDETICLAEVVGFKNNRVLSMALGDINRISPGSEIVASGKSFSVPVGKKLLGRVIDGLGRPIDGKGWIEAEEIRSIYNQPPEPLERKRITEALATGIRAIDALLTCGKGQRIGIFAGSGVGKSTLMGMIARNTSADVNVIALIGERGREVRDFIEKELGESGLSKSVVVVATSDKPPLIRVKSALVAITIAEYFRDQGLDVMFMMDSLTRVAMAQREVGLAIGEPPTTKGYTPSVFALLPKLVERAGTSLKGSITALYTVLVEGDDLTEPIADSTRAILDGHIVLSRKLANMGHYPAIDPLESISRLMPDIVSEKHRKSAEKIIDLLATYREAEDLINIGAYVRGSNPKIDKSIQMIDKIREFLRQDMREKAEFEDSVNRLIELANLI, translated from the coding sequence ATGAACCTTGAGGCAAGGATAAAAAAATATCTTGATCGGCTTGAACATCTTGACCTTATCAAAGTCAATGGTAGGGTCACGCAGGTTATAGGACTTGTGATTGAATCAATTGGTCCTTCCGCATCGCTTGGAGAAGTTTGCAGTATAAAGTCACGGGATGACGAGACGATTTGCCTTGCTGAGGTTGTTGGCTTTAAAAATAATCGCGTTCTTTCAATGGCGCTTGGCGATATAAATAGAATTAGCCCAGGGAGTGAAATAGTGGCAAGCGGGAAATCTTTTTCGGTTCCAGTTGGTAAAAAACTTCTTGGGAGGGTAATAGATGGACTTGGTCGCCCCATTGATGGGAAAGGGTGGATTGAAGCTGAGGAAATAAGGTCAATTTACAATCAGCCACCAGAACCACTTGAAAGGAAAAGGATAACAGAGGCACTTGCTACAGGGATAAGAGCGATAGACGCACTTTTGACATGCGGCAAAGGTCAAAGGATTGGGATTTTTGCTGGGAGTGGTGTTGGTAAAAGCACATTGATGGGCATGATAGCGAGAAATACAAGCGCAGATGTAAATGTCATTGCTTTGATAGGTGAAAGGGGTAGGGAAGTAAGGGACTTTATTGAAAAAGAACTTGGTGAGAGTGGGCTTTCAAAAAGTGTAGTTGTCGTTGCAACGAGTGATAAACCACCGCTTATAAGAGTTAAGTCAGCGCTTGTTGCTATCACAATAGCCGAGTACTTCAGAGACCAAGGTCTTGATGTTATGTTTATGATGGATTCCTTAACGCGTGTTGCAATGGCACAGCGTGAGGTGGGGCTTGCTATAGGGGAGCCACCGACAACGAAAGGTTATACGCCGTCTGTTTTCGCTTTGTTGCCCAAACTCGTTGAAAGAGCTGGAACATCATTAAAGGGAAGCATTACTGCTCTTTACACAGTCCTTGTTGAAGGTGATGACCTAACTGAACCAATAGCTGATTCCACAAGGGCAATACTTGATGGGCATATTGTGCTTTCAAGAAAACTTGCGAACATGGGACATTACCCAGCTATTGACCCGCTTGAAAGCATAAGCCGTTTGATGCCAGATATAGTTTCCGAAAAACATCGCAAATCGGCGGAAAAGATAATTGACTTGCTCGCAACATATAGAGAAGCCGAGGATTTGATAAACATTGGCGCTTATGTGCGTGGAAGTAATCCGAAAATTGACAAATCAATTCAAATGATTGACAAAATAAGAGAATTTTTGAGACAGGATATGAGGGAAAAAGCAGAGTTTGAGGACTCGGTTAATCGTTTAATTGAACTTGCAAATTTAATTTGA
- a CDS encoding FliH/SctL family protein, producing MKRTLFTKRVIKNFRLSENFLFEELEIEKNESNIVEQVVSSHDDLKIEEEKISRDVEKVDVEKIIEELRKEYEVKLNEAYRRGFQEAEKFLRDELGVELNEHVQLFEQILKNFYNEMSGLEQKIEKLILSLALEIAKKIVKREIEKDDDFVVNQVREAVKRVIGVEKIKLRVNPEDERLIRELKPEILQMIDSSGDVIIEADPGIERGGCIIESDLGNVDVRLGTQFSLIENSLIEMLEQK from the coding sequence GTGAAGAGGACATTGTTTACTAAAAGGGTTATAAAAAATTTTCGTTTAAGCGAGAATTTTTTGTTTGAGGAACTTGAGATTGAGAAGAATGAAAGCAATATCGTTGAACAAGTTGTGAGTTCACATGATGATTTAAAAATTGAAGAGGAAAAAATTTCGCGGGATGTTGAAAAAGTGGATGTTGAGAAGATAATTGAAGAGTTGAGGAAAGAATACGAGGTGAAGTTAAATGAAGCGTATAGGCGCGGTTTTCAAGAAGCTGAAAAATTTTTACGAGATGAATTGGGGGTTGAACTGAATGAGCATGTTCAACTTTTTGAGCAAATTCTGAAAAATTTTTACAATGAGATGAGCGGATTGGAACAAAAAATTGAAAAGCTTATCCTTTCGCTTGCGCTTGAGATAGCAAAGAAAATAGTTAAACGGGAAATTGAAAAGGATGATGATTTCGTTGTGAATCAGGTAAGGGAAGCTGTTAAGAGAGTCATAGGCGTTGAAAAAATCAAGTTGAGGGTGAATCCCGAAGATGAAAGGTTGATAAGGGAGTTAAAGCCGGAAATTTTACAGATGATTGATTCAAGCGGGGATGTGATAATAGAGGCAGACCCTGGGATTGAAAGGGGTGGATGTATAATTGAAAGTGACCTTGGAAATGTTGATGTGCGTTTAGGCACGCAATTTTCACTTATAGAAAATTCACTTATTGAGATGCTTGAGCAAAAATGA
- the fliG gene encoding flagellar motor switch protein FliG produces the protein MAKAVSLKYENLTGKQKAAILLLALDVETASKVFRHLEPQEMEQLAIEISSLEGVSSSVVSAVIEEFFQMMKAQEYIIVGGFDYAKTLLEKSLGPQRASEIVEKVHSMTQIKGFSALKKADAQQLANFLQKEHPQTIALILSHLPLEQAAKVINQLPEDLRVDVIYRIAKLGKISPAILTEIEGVVDSMAETSLSQEVSATGGARTVAAILNKVGSQEARELLQRIEEQDPDLATEIKRLMFLFEDIIYIDDRSIQRILREVDRKDLALALKGADQKIREKIFKNMSERAAAMLQEEIQYMGPVRLREVEAAQMRIVEVIKRLEENQEIVIAGRGGEEDIVY, from the coding sequence ATGGCAAAGGCGGTGAGTTTAAAATACGAGAACTTAACAGGCAAACAAAAAGCGGCGATACTACTTCTTGCACTTGATGTTGAAACAGCTTCAAAAGTTTTCAGACATCTTGAACCTCAAGAGATGGAGCAACTTGCAATAGAGATATCGTCGCTTGAGGGGGTTTCTTCTTCAGTTGTTTCTGCTGTGATTGAGGAATTTTTTCAGATGATGAAGGCGCAGGAGTATATCATAGTTGGTGGTTTTGATTATGCCAAGACATTACTTGAGAAGTCGCTAGGTCCTCAGAGGGCAAGTGAGATAGTTGAGAAGGTTCATAGCATGACGCAGATAAAGGGTTTTTCAGCTTTGAAGAAGGCGGATGCACAGCAACTTGCGAATTTCCTTCAGAAGGAACACCCTCAGACGATCGCTTTAATACTTTCACATCTTCCTCTTGAACAAGCGGCGAAAGTTATAAATCAACTTCCAGAGGATTTGCGCGTTGATGTTATTTATAGAATTGCGAAGCTTGGCAAAATTTCGCCGGCGATTTTAACTGAAATTGAAGGTGTAGTTGATTCCATGGCGGAGACATCTTTAAGCCAAGAGGTAAGCGCAACCGGCGGGGCAAGAACCGTTGCAGCTATACTTAACAAGGTTGGTTCTCAAGAGGCAAGGGAGCTTTTGCAAAGGATAGAGGAGCAAGACCCTGACCTTGCCACGGAAATAAAACGCTTGATGTTCCTGTTTGAAGACATCATTTACATTGATGATAGAAGCATACAAAGGATTTTGCGCGAAGTTGATAGAAAAGACCTCGCACTTGCCCTTAAAGGAGCGGATCAGAAGATACGGGAGAAAATTTTCAAAAATATGTCCGAAAGAGCTGCTGCTATGTTGCAAGAGGAAATTCAATACATGGGACCTGTAAGGTTGCGCGAGGTGGAAGCAGCGCAGATGAGAATAGTTGAGGTGATCAAGCGACTTGAGGAAAATCAAGAGATTGTCATCGCAGGAAGGGGAGGTGAAGAGGACATTGTTTACTAA